A window from Temnothorax longispinosus isolate EJ_2023e chromosome 1, Tlon_JGU_v1, whole genome shotgun sequence encodes these proteins:
- the LOC139814054 gene encoding uncharacterized protein yields the protein MGSLSDIRPLFHTARLFGCGLFLVKEDDIVIMKYGAVYSALFAFLYASLCVANFYMLRWDDVIGPRLLTLTVVRTGLSYACVLTDIAMTFWYNWKIRAALSQLRVFDRATKYKESRHPHRIRYCCWALAFTILLFWAIVGYVTFRVEPKDSLFNGITYAVVNATLSMQLMTFASLSSLLYERFRCLCELLLMPEAPVVDLQYVLQYTYTHLYDQ from the exons ATGGGGTCTCTGAGTGACATACGACCTCTTTTCCATACCGCGAGACTGTTCGGATGTGGACTTTTCCTCGTCAAGGAAGACGATATCGTGATAATGAAGTACGGCGCTGTTTATTCGGCCCTGTTTGCATTCCTGTATGCCAGTCTCTGCGTCGCGAATTTTTACATGCTCCGCTGGGACGACGTAATCGGACCGAGGTTGCTGACGCTCACCGTGGTGAGAACAGGTCTCTCATATGCCTGCGTCTTAACTGACATCGCGATGACATTCTGGTATAACTGGAAGATACGAGCCGCACTCTCACAGTTACGCGTCTTCGACCGGGCGACAAAATATAAGGAGTCTAGACACCCTCACAGAATACGATATTGTTGTTGGGCATTGGCCTTCACTATTTTGTTGTTTTGGGCGATAGTCGGATATGTAACGTTCCG CGTCGAGCCCAAAGACTCCTTGTTCAACGGTATAACTTACGCCGTTGTTAATGCGACGCTATCGATGCAGCTGATGACGTTCGCCAGCCTGTCATCCCTCCTGTACGAGAGATTCCGTTGTCTTTGTGAATTATTGCTGATGCCCGAAG CTCCTGTTGTGGATCTCCAGTATGTCCTTCAATACACTTACACGCATCTATACGATCAATGA